One part of the Malus sylvestris chromosome 2, drMalSylv7.2, whole genome shotgun sequence genome encodes these proteins:
- the LOC126584405 gene encoding protein trichome birefringence-like 36, whose translation MQLTKCLFSSLGRLIQSSPSFGIRKSMSRPKLQLPFLFSIFIVFLCFFQGKSSPLELEDDSWLDGEDDAVNMVQSHQSSRRTCELSAGKWVYDQSYPLYDSTCPYLSTAVTCQKNGRPDSDYEKWRWKPNSCSIPRFDTLKFLGKNRRKRIMLVGDSIMRNQWESLVCLVQGVVPTGRKRVTYNGPSMAFHAMDFETSIEFSWAPLLVELNKGADKKRILHLDLIEENAKYWRGVDVLVFDSAHWWTHSDKSSSWDYYMEGQSLYTNMNPMVAYQKGLTTWAKWIDLNLDPRKTRVIFRSMSPRHNRQNGWRCYNQKQPLAYFSHQHVPEPLIVLQTVLRNMRFPVYLQDITTMSAFRRDGHPSVYRRAMGQEERQHPTGLSSDCSHWCLPGVPDSWNEMLSALL comes from the exons ATGCAGCTTACAAAATGCTTATTTTCTTCGCTGGGGAGACTAATTCAATCTTCCCCTAGCTTTGGAATTCGGAAATCAATGAGCagaccaaagcttcaactccccTTCTTGTTCAGCATCTTCATTGTCTTTCTATGCTTCTTTCAGGGGAAGTCATCACCTCTTGAGCTAGAAGATGACTCTTGGCTTGATGGAGAAGATGATGCTGTGAACATGGTTCAGAGCCACCAAAGTTCAAGGAGGACATGTGAGCTTTCCGCCGGAAAATGGGTTTACGATCAATCGTACCCTCTCTATGACTCAACTTGTCCGTATCTTAGCACTGCAGTGACTTGTCAAAAGAATGGAAGGCCGGATTCGGACTATGAAAAATGGAGGTGGAAGCCAAACAGCTGCTCCATTCCAAG GTTTGATACATTGAAATTTCTtggaaaaaatagaaggaaaagAATAATGCTGGTTGGTGATTCTATAATGAGGAATCAGTGGGAGTCCCTAGTGTGCTTAGTACAAGGAGTTGTTCCCACTGGAAGAAAGAGAGTGACCTACAATGGCCCCTCTATGGCATTCCATGCAATG GATTTTGAGACATCAATTGAGTTTTCATGGGCTCCACTCCTAGTAGAGTTGAACAAAGGAGCTGACAAAAAGAGAATTTTACATTTGGACTTGAtagaagagaatgcaaagtacTGGAGAGGAGTTGATGTTCTTGTGTTTGATTCTGCTCACTGGTGGACTCACTCTGACAAATCGAGTTC GTGGGATTACTACATGGAAGGACAGTCTCTGTATACAAACATGAATCCAATGGTTGCATACCAAAAAGGACTCACTACATGGGCTAAATGGATTGATTTGAACCTAGATCCTCGAAAAACCCGAGTGATTTTTCGAAGCATGTCACCTAGGCACAACAG ACAAAATGGTTGGAGATGCTATAATCAGAAGCAGCCTCTGGCTTATTTCAGTCACCAACATGTTCCTGAGCCATTGATAGTGCTGCAAACTGTATTGAGAAATATGAGATTTCCAGTATATCTTCAGGACATAACAACAATGTCGGCATTTCGAAGAGACGGGCACCCTTCTGTGTACAGAAGGGCCATGGGGCAAGAAGAGAGGCAGCACCCAACAGGCTTATCCTCTGACTGCAGCCATTGGTGCCTTCCTGGGGTGCCTGATAGTTGGAATGAGATGTTGAGTGCCTTGCTTTAA